The following proteins are co-located in the Streptosporangium brasiliense genome:
- a CDS encoding DUF6286 domain-containing protein: MSTLQDILSSAGSTAGGENLNAVRRRSLRSLRPGRTPAGVVVALAASLTLSTATGVTVGLVTGSPFGRMPYRQFAAWVGEAQWSDTIPLLVSLATVMTGTLLLALAALPGRTRLVPLESADPRMVMGLTRSGLRRTLRAAAQSVDDVDKARVRLGWRNIEITVVSDAERTGPLLRQVGTAVGDRMTGLGAMCGGEVMVRLRRRGI; the protein is encoded by the coding sequence ATGAGCACTCTCCAGGACATCCTGTCGAGCGCGGGGAGCACAGCGGGCGGGGAGAACCTGAACGCGGTCCGCCGCCGGTCGCTGCGGTCGCTGAGACCGGGCAGGACCCCGGCCGGTGTGGTGGTCGCCCTGGCGGCCTCCCTCACACTGTCCACCGCGACCGGGGTGACGGTGGGGCTGGTGACGGGCTCGCCGTTCGGGCGGATGCCGTACCGGCAGTTCGCCGCCTGGGTCGGCGAGGCACAGTGGTCCGACACGATCCCGCTCCTGGTGTCGCTGGCCACGGTGATGACCGGGACCCTGCTGCTCGCGCTCGCGGCGCTGCCGGGCAGGACCCGGCTGGTGCCGCTGGAGTCCGCCGACCCCCGGATGGTGATGGGCCTGACCAGGTCCGGGCTCCGCCGCACGCTGCGGGCGGCGGCCCAGTCGGTCGACGACGTGGACAAGGCGCGGGTGCGGCTCGGCTGGCGGAACATCGAGATCACGGTGGTCAGCGACGCGGAGCGGACCGGGCCGCTGCTGCGCCAGGTCGGCACGGCGGTGGGCGACCGGATGACGGGACTGGGCGCGATGTGCGGGGGCGAGGTCATGGTACGGCTGCGCAGGCGGGGGATCTGA
- the gcvT gene encoding glycine cleavage system aminomethyltransferase GcvT yields MSRPTPLRGVHEALGATLTDFAGWLMPLRYGSESTEHNAVRQAAGLFDLSHMGEIFVTGPQAGEALDYALVGYLSALEPGRARYTMIVSPSGGVLDDLIVYRLANEEFMVVANASNYPRVAAELTERAKSFDAAVDDRSEQYALVAVQGPRSRAIMGEVTDADLDGLKYYAGLPATVAGREALIARTGYTGEDGFELFVAAADAEPLWAALTEAGAAHGLLPAGLSARDTLRLEAGMPLYGNELSADLTPFDAGLGRVVRFDKPGDFVGRAALEPLKDVPPTRRRVGLVATGRRVPRHGYPVVSEDGAVVGEVTSGAPSQSLGRPIAMAYVDNDLSTGLAVDIRGSREPVDVVDLPFYRRK; encoded by the coding sequence ATGTCCCGACCTACGCCGCTGCGCGGTGTCCACGAGGCCCTCGGCGCGACGCTGACCGATTTCGCGGGCTGGCTGATGCCGCTGCGCTACGGCAGCGAGTCCACCGAGCACAACGCGGTCCGCCAGGCGGCGGGCCTGTTCGACCTGTCCCACATGGGCGAGATCTTCGTGACCGGCCCGCAGGCCGGCGAGGCCCTCGACTACGCGCTGGTGGGCTACCTGTCCGCCCTTGAGCCGGGCCGCGCCCGCTACACGATGATCGTCTCCCCCTCCGGCGGCGTGCTGGACGACCTGATCGTCTACCGCCTGGCCAACGAGGAGTTCATGGTCGTCGCCAACGCCTCCAACTACCCGCGGGTCGCCGCCGAGCTCACCGAGCGCGCCAAGTCCTTCGACGCCGCCGTGGACGACCGCTCCGAGCAGTACGCGCTGGTCGCCGTCCAGGGCCCGCGCTCGCGCGCCATCATGGGCGAGGTCACCGACGCCGACCTCGACGGGCTGAAGTACTACGCCGGCCTGCCCGCCACCGTGGCCGGCCGCGAGGCCCTCATCGCCCGCACCGGATACACCGGCGAGGACGGCTTCGAGCTGTTCGTCGCCGCCGCCGACGCCGAGCCGCTCTGGGCCGCGCTCACCGAGGCGGGCGCGGCGCACGGGCTGCTGCCGGCCGGACTGTCGGCGCGCGACACCCTCCGCCTGGAGGCGGGCATGCCGCTCTACGGCAACGAGCTGTCGGCCGATCTCACTCCGTTCGACGCGGGGCTCGGCCGTGTGGTGAGGTTTGACAAGCCGGGCGATTTCGTCGGCCGGGCCGCCCTGGAGCCTCTCAAGGACGTCCCGCCGACCCGTCGCCGGGTCGGACTGGTCGCGACGGGCCGCCGGGTGCCCCGGCACGGGTATCCGGTGGTCTCCGAGGACGGCGCCGTCGTCGGCGAGGTCACCAGCGGGGCCCCCTCCCAGTCACTGGGCCGGCCCATCGCCATGGCCTACGTGGACAACGACCTGTCCACCGGCCTGGCGGTGGACATCCGGGGTAGTCGCGAACCGGTCGACGTCGTCGACCTGCCTTTCTACAGGAGGAAATAA
- a CDS encoding gamma-glutamyl-gamma-aminobutyrate hydrolase family protein, producing the protein MSRPVIGITCYIEPATFTVWEMPTALLPYGYVDHVARAGGQPVILPPVGDPAALAGRLDGLILAGGGDVDPARYGQAPHERTGHVRGFRDDAEFGLAHAALERGIPLLGVCRGLQVLNVALGGSLRQHLPDEVGHSGHAPAPGRFGRMPVRLTPGSQIAKILDTETADVAHYHHQAADRLGAGLTVTAHAEDGTVEAVELEGHPFALAVQWHPEADDECPLFEELVRRSRP; encoded by the coding sequence ATGTCCCGTCCCGTCATCGGCATCACCTGCTACATCGAGCCCGCCACGTTCACCGTCTGGGAGATGCCCACCGCGCTCCTGCCGTACGGCTACGTCGACCACGTGGCCCGCGCCGGCGGGCAGCCGGTGATCCTGCCGCCGGTGGGCGACCCCGCCGCGCTGGCCGGGCGCCTGGACGGGCTGATCCTGGCCGGCGGCGGGGACGTCGACCCGGCACGGTACGGCCAGGCCCCGCACGAGCGGACCGGCCACGTCCGCGGCTTCCGCGACGACGCCGAGTTCGGGCTGGCCCACGCGGCCCTGGAGCGCGGCATCCCGCTGCTGGGAGTCTGCCGGGGCCTGCAGGTCCTCAACGTCGCCCTCGGCGGCAGCCTGCGCCAGCACCTGCCCGACGAGGTCGGCCACAGCGGGCACGCCCCGGCCCCCGGCCGCTTCGGCCGGATGCCGGTACGGCTGACCCCCGGGAGCCAGATCGCCAAGATCCTCGACACCGAGACCGCGGACGTGGCCCACTACCACCACCAGGCCGCCGACCGGCTGGGCGCGGGCCTGACCGTGACCGCCCACGCTGAGGACGGCACGGTCGAGGCCGTGGAGCTGGAGGGCCACCCGTTCGCCCTCGCCGTCCAGTGGCACCCCGAAGCCGACGACGAGTGCCCGCTGTTCGAGGAACTGGTACGGCGCAGCCGCCCCTGA
- the gcvH gene encoding glycine cleavage system protein GcvH: MSSIPDDLHYTKEHEWIAGIDDGLTLTVGITAYAAEALGDVVYVQVPEVGATVAAGEAVGEVESTKSVSDIFAPVGGEIVEVNQAVVDDPSLVNSDSYGDGWLFRVRLEGDADDLLSAEEYAALTSGES, encoded by the coding sequence ATGAGCAGCATTCCCGATGACCTGCACTACACCAAGGAGCACGAGTGGATCGCGGGCATCGATGACGGCCTGACCCTCACCGTGGGCATCACCGCCTACGCCGCCGAGGCACTGGGCGACGTTGTCTACGTGCAGGTCCCCGAGGTCGGGGCGACGGTCGCCGCCGGCGAGGCCGTCGGCGAGGTCGAGTCGACCAAGTCGGTGAGCGACATCTTCGCGCCGGTGGGCGGTGAGATCGTCGAGGTCAACCAGGCCGTCGTGGACGACCCGTCCCTGGTCAACAGTGACTCCTACGGTGATGGCTGGCTGTTCCGCGTCCGTCTTGAGGGCGACGCCGACGACCTGCTGTCCGCCGAGGAGTACGCCGCGCTCACCTCGGGTGAGTCCTGA
- a CDS encoding aldehyde dehydrogenase family protein: MKIINPATEEVVAEVEPVDAAEVDRAVERARRAFATWRAVGPGDRARLLRAFASLVEEHAEELAQLEIANSGHTVGNARWEAGNVRDVLNFYAGAPERNHGRQIPVAGGLDVTFQEPLGVVGVIVPWNFPMVIMTWGVAPALAAGNTVIVKPAEWTPLTALRLAELALAAGLPEGVLQVLPGTGEVAGARLVDHPDVAKIVFTGSTEVGKEIAAKCAGQVKRITLELGGKSANVVFADADLDKAAATAPYAVFDNSGQDCCARSRILVERTVHDDFLARLEAAVLKVRVGDPRDEATEMGPLISAEHRDRVASYLTGPVRLQGRCPQGPGFWFPATLLTPDSLDDPAFTEEIFGPVVAVVPFDDEEHAVRIANDTRYGLSGSIWTRDVGRALRVARAVEAGNLSVNSHSSVRYWTPFGGFKQSGLGRELGPDALTAFTETKNVFISED; the protein is encoded by the coding sequence ATGAAGATCATCAATCCGGCGACCGAAGAGGTGGTCGCCGAGGTCGAGCCGGTGGACGCCGCCGAGGTGGACCGGGCGGTGGAGCGCGCCAGGCGCGCCTTCGCCACCTGGCGCGCCGTCGGCCCGGGAGATCGGGCCCGGCTGCTGCGCGCCTTCGCCTCCCTGGTGGAGGAGCACGCCGAGGAGCTGGCCCAACTGGAGATCGCCAACTCCGGGCACACGGTCGGCAACGCCCGCTGGGAGGCGGGCAACGTCCGTGACGTGCTGAACTTCTACGCCGGAGCGCCGGAGCGCAACCACGGCAGGCAGATCCCGGTGGCCGGCGGGCTGGACGTCACCTTCCAGGAGCCGCTGGGCGTCGTCGGCGTGATCGTGCCGTGGAACTTCCCGATGGTCATCATGACCTGGGGGGTGGCCCCGGCGCTGGCCGCGGGCAACACCGTGATCGTCAAGCCCGCCGAGTGGACGCCGCTGACCGCCCTGCGCCTGGCCGAGCTGGCCCTGGCGGCGGGCCTGCCCGAGGGGGTGCTCCAGGTCCTGCCCGGGACCGGGGAGGTGGCCGGGGCCCGCCTGGTCGACCATCCGGACGTGGCGAAGATCGTGTTCACCGGCTCGACCGAGGTGGGCAAGGAGATCGCGGCCAAGTGCGCCGGGCAGGTCAAGCGGATCACCCTGGAACTGGGCGGCAAGAGCGCCAACGTGGTCTTCGCCGACGCCGACCTGGACAAGGCCGCGGCGACCGCGCCGTACGCGGTGTTCGACAACTCGGGCCAGGACTGCTGCGCGCGCTCCCGAATCCTGGTGGAGCGCACCGTCCACGACGACTTCCTGGCACGGCTGGAGGCGGCGGTGCTGAAGGTCCGGGTCGGCGACCCCCGTGACGAGGCCACCGAGATGGGGCCGCTGATCAGCGCCGAGCACCGCGACCGGGTGGCCTCCTACCTCACCGGGCCGGTCCGCCTGCAGGGCCGGTGCCCGCAGGGACCCGGGTTCTGGTTCCCCGCGACGCTGCTGACCCCCGACAGCCTCGACGACCCGGCCTTCACCGAGGAGATCTTCGGGCCGGTGGTGGCGGTGGTGCCGTTCGACGACGAGGAGCACGCCGTACGGATCGCCAACGACACCAGATACGGCCTCAGCGGGTCGATCTGGACCAGGGACGTCGGCCGCGCCCTCCGGGTGGCCCGGGCCGTCGAGGCGGGCAACCTCAGCGTGAACTCCCATTCGAGCGTCCGCTACTGGACCCCGTTCGGCGGCTTCAAGCAGTCCGGCCTCGGCCGGGAGCTGGGCCCCGACGCCCTGACCGCGTTCACCGAGACCAAGAACGTCTTCATTTCGGAGGATTGA
- a CDS encoding alpha/beta fold hydrolase, translating to MPIDLFTREVEGSAERTLLVVHGGPDWDHSYLVEPLIRLAGRHRLVFPDLRGCGRSPKGDLEYTPDAIVADLLALIGGSAVDVLGFSYGGLPSPRLPDGPRRLAALGVPMLLLHGRQDMVFPAALAARAERLIPSATARVLEEAGHMAHIDQPDRWLAEVQGFLDGRFSIR from the coding sequence GTGCCGATCGACCTGTTCACCCGAGAAGTCGAGGGGTCCGCGGAGCGGACCCTGCTGGTCGTCCACGGCGGGCCGGACTGGGACCACAGCTACCTGGTGGAGCCGCTGATCCGGCTGGCCGGCCGGCACCGCCTGGTCTTTCCCGACCTGCGGGGATGCGGGCGCTCGCCGAAGGGCGATCTGGAGTACACGCCGGACGCGATCGTGGCCGACCTGCTCGCCCTGATCGGCGGCTCGGCCGTCGACGTCCTGGGCTTCTCGTACGGCGGGCTGCCCTCGCCGCGCCTTCCGGACGGCCCGCGGCGCCTGGCGGCGCTGGGCGTGCCGATGCTGCTCCTGCACGGCCGCCAGGACATGGTCTTCCCGGCCGCGCTCGCCGCGCGGGCGGAGAGGCTGATCCCCTCGGCCACCGCGCGCGTGCTGGAGGAGGCCGGGCACATGGCCCACATCGACCAGCCGGACCGGTGGCTGGCGGAGGTGCAGGGTTTCCTGGACGGCCGGTTCAGCATTCGATGA
- a CDS encoding DUF3618 domain-containing protein, producing the protein MADTDPAELERRIERTRAELAQTVDAIADRVSPKKVARRTVAKAETSARQFLVSVGDRVGEAVGGAPRPVRLGDEPDDLWADDQPDLAPLLIGVGAVLAVSAMIMLWRRRRG; encoded by the coding sequence ATGGCGGACACCGATCCCGCGGAGTTGGAGCGGCGGATCGAGCGGACCCGTGCGGAGTTGGCCCAGACGGTTGACGCCATCGCCGATCGGGTGAGCCCGAAGAAGGTCGCGAGGCGCACCGTCGCCAAGGCGGAGACGAGCGCGAGGCAGTTCCTGGTCTCGGTGGGGGACCGGGTCGGCGAGGCGGTGGGGGGCGCGCCGCGGCCGGTCAGGCTGGGTGATGAGCCCGATGACCTGTGGGCGGACGATCAGCCGGATCTGGCGCCGCTCCTGATCGGGGTGGGCGCGGTGCTGGCGGTCAGCGCGATGATCATGCTCTGGCGGCGCCGGCGCGGCTGA
- a CDS encoding L-serine ammonia-lyase — protein MAISVFDLFKIGIGPSSSHTGGPMAAAHKFARGLEQDGLLEKTARVEVILYGSLGLTGKGHGSDKAVLLGLSGEKPELVDVDTVDDRLAAMRASGTISLYGSREIPFVVGEHLVFERKISLPHHPNGMRFTAFSETGEQLREKVYYSVGGGFVVDENATGADRIKPDDTVLPHPFTTAAELLAHCAETGLSISGLMLENEKAFGRSEQEIRDQLLHLWRVMAECVRRGTAKEGVLPGGLKVRRRAHQLHRRLQSESPEKDPLQTMDWVSLYALAVNEENAAGGRIVTAPTNGAAGIIPAVLTYYDRFTPKSDDDGVVRFLLTAGAIGVLFKENASISGAEVGCQGEVGSACSMAAAGLTEVLGGTPEQVENAAEIGIEHNLGLTCDPIGGLVQIPCIERNAVASIKAITAARIALRGDGRHFVSLDKAIKTMRDTGRDMLDKYKETSRGGLAVNVIEC, from the coding sequence ATGGCGATCAGCGTCTTCGATCTCTTCAAGATCGGAATCGGCCCGTCCAGCTCGCACACCGGCGGGCCGATGGCCGCCGCGCACAAATTCGCCCGCGGCCTGGAGCAGGACGGGCTCCTGGAGAAGACCGCCCGGGTCGAGGTGATCCTGTACGGCTCACTCGGACTGACCGGCAAGGGCCACGGCAGCGACAAGGCCGTCCTGCTGGGCCTGTCGGGTGAGAAGCCCGAGCTCGTGGACGTCGACACCGTCGACGACCGGCTGGCCGCCATGCGCGCCTCCGGGACGATCTCCCTGTACGGCTCCCGCGAGATCCCCTTCGTGGTCGGCGAGCACCTCGTGTTCGAACGCAAGATCTCGCTGCCGCACCACCCCAACGGCATGCGCTTCACCGCCTTCTCCGAGACGGGCGAGCAGCTCCGCGAGAAGGTCTACTACTCGGTGGGCGGCGGCTTCGTGGTGGACGAGAACGCCACCGGCGCCGACCGGATCAAACCCGACGACACCGTCCTGCCGCACCCCTTCACGACGGCCGCCGAACTGCTCGCCCACTGCGCGGAGACCGGCCTGTCGATCTCCGGGCTGATGCTGGAGAACGAGAAGGCCTTCGGCCGCTCGGAGCAGGAGATCCGCGACCAGCTGCTGCACCTGTGGCGGGTCATGGCCGAGTGCGTCCGGCGCGGCACCGCCAAGGAGGGCGTGCTGCCCGGCGGGCTGAAGGTCAGACGCCGGGCCCACCAGCTCCACCGGCGGCTGCAGAGCGAGTCCCCGGAGAAGGACCCGCTGCAGACCATGGACTGGGTCTCGCTGTACGCCCTGGCGGTGAACGAGGAGAACGCGGCGGGCGGCCGGATCGTCACCGCCCCGACCAACGGCGCCGCCGGCATCATCCCGGCCGTGCTGACCTACTACGACCGCTTCACCCCCAAGTCCGACGACGACGGCGTGGTCCGCTTCCTGCTCACCGCGGGGGCGATCGGCGTGCTGTTCAAGGAGAACGCCTCCATCTCCGGCGCCGAGGTCGGCTGCCAGGGCGAGGTCGGCTCGGCCTGCTCCATGGCCGCCGCCGGGCTCACCGAGGTGCTGGGCGGCACCCCGGAGCAGGTGGAGAACGCCGCCGAGATCGGCATCGAGCACAACCTGGGCCTGACCTGCGACCCGATCGGCGGCCTGGTGCAGATCCCGTGCATCGAGCGCAACGCGGTGGCCTCGATCAAGGCCATCACCGCCGCCCGGATCGCGCTGCGCGGCGACGGCCGCCACTTCGTCTCCCTGGACAAGGCCATCAAGACCATGCGCGACACCGGCCGCGACATGCTCGACAAATACAAGGAGACCAGCCGCGGCGGCCTGGCCGTCAACGTCATCGAATGCTGA
- a CDS encoding SAM-dependent methyltransferase — translation MERQLISHIAHQDHPIASPVSDAHLERLLTRAKLPAGARILDLGCGEAAWTLRALELHPGATADGVDISSHALAAAKKEADRRGLSDRLSLHDIPAADFTGTGPYDLVLCVGSTHAFGGLTQTLEDISRHLRPGGLALVGEGFWERPPSPQTLAVLDARPDDYGDLPATVAQAENAGYATVYAHTSEPAEWHEYEWSWTGTLTNWALDHPGPDGDAALAAAHDHRDMWLNGYRDTLGFVTLLLRRTT, via the coding sequence GTGGAACGCCAACTGATCAGTCATATCGCCCACCAGGACCATCCGATCGCCTCCCCGGTGAGCGACGCGCATCTGGAACGCCTTCTCACCCGGGCGAAACTCCCCGCCGGAGCACGCATCCTCGACCTCGGATGCGGAGAGGCCGCCTGGACGCTACGGGCCCTGGAACTGCACCCCGGCGCCACCGCCGACGGGGTCGACATCTCCTCGCACGCGCTGGCCGCCGCCAAGAAGGAGGCCGACCGCCGAGGGCTGTCCGACCGGCTCAGCCTCCACGACATCCCGGCCGCCGACTTCACCGGCACCGGCCCCTACGACCTCGTGCTCTGCGTCGGCTCCACCCATGCCTTCGGCGGCCTGACCCAGACCCTGGAGGACATCAGCCGCCACCTGCGCCCCGGAGGGCTCGCACTGGTGGGAGAGGGCTTCTGGGAGCGGCCCCCGAGCCCGCAGACGCTGGCCGTACTCGACGCCCGGCCCGACGACTACGGAGACCTCCCCGCGACCGTGGCCCAGGCCGAGAACGCCGGATACGCCACCGTCTACGCGCACACCAGCGAACCCGCCGAATGGCACGAATACGAGTGGTCCTGGACCGGCACCCTCACCAACTGGGCCCTCGACCACCCCGGCCCCGACGGCGACGCCGCCCTCGCCGCCGCCCACGACCACCGCGACATGTGGCTCAACGGCTATCGCGACACCCTCGGCTTCGTCACCCTCCTGCTGCGCCGCACCACCTGA
- a CDS encoding 3-oxoacyl-ACP reductase — MQRLQDRVAVITGAGSGIGLATARRFAQEGARVVCVDLDEASGSAAAAEVDGLFVKADVTSEEDVVRMFRTAFDTYGSVDIAFNNAGISPPEDDSILETGIDAWRRVQEVNLTSVYLCCKHVIPYMRRQGKGSIINTASFVAVMGSATSQISYTASKGGVLAMSRELGVQFAREGIRVNALCPGPVNTPLLQELFAKDPERAQRRLVHIPTGRFAEASEIAAAVAFLASDDASFITGSEFLVDGGISGAYVTPL; from the coding sequence ATGCAGCGTTTGCAGGACCGGGTCGCCGTCATCACCGGCGCGGGCAGCGGGATCGGCCTGGCCACCGCCCGCCGGTTCGCCCAGGAGGGCGCCCGCGTCGTGTGCGTGGACCTGGACGAGGCGAGCGGGTCGGCGGCCGCGGCCGAGGTGGACGGCCTGTTCGTCAAGGCCGACGTCACCAGCGAGGAGGACGTCGTCCGGATGTTCCGGACCGCCTTCGACACCTACGGCAGCGTGGACATCGCCTTCAACAACGCGGGCATCTCGCCGCCGGAGGACGACTCGATCCTGGAGACCGGGATCGACGCCTGGCGCCGGGTCCAGGAGGTCAACCTCACCTCGGTCTACCTGTGCTGCAAGCACGTCATCCCCTACATGCGGCGCCAGGGCAAGGGGTCGATCATCAACACCGCGTCCTTCGTGGCCGTGATGGGCTCGGCCACCAGTCAGATCTCCTACACCGCCTCCAAGGGCGGGGTGCTGGCCATGTCCCGCGAGCTCGGGGTGCAGTTCGCCCGCGAGGGCATCCGGGTCAACGCGCTCTGCCCGGGGCCGGTCAACACGCCGCTGCTGCAGGAGCTGTTCGCCAAGGACCCCGAGCGGGCGCAGCGCCGCCTGGTGCACATCCCCACCGGCCGCTTCGCCGAGGCCTCCGAGATCGCCGCGGCGGTGGCGTTCCTGGCCTCGGACGACGCGAGCTTCATCACCGGCTCGGAGTTCCTGGTGGACGGCGGCATCTCGGGCGCCTACGTCACCCCGCTGTGA
- the bcp gene encoding thioredoxin-dependent thiol peroxidase: protein MKLEPGDAAPDITLPAADGTTVSLDAYRGKRVILYFYPAAMTPGCTKQACDFRDSLASLTAAGLVVLGVSKDSPAKLAKFVERDALTFPLLSDPDLEVHKAYGVYGEKTMYGRTTLGVIRSTFVIDADGKIEKALYNVKATGHVARLRRELGLE, encoded by the coding sequence ATGAAACTCGAGCCGGGCGACGCCGCCCCAGACATCACTCTCCCCGCCGCCGACGGCACCACCGTCTCCCTCGACGCCTACCGCGGCAAGCGGGTCATCCTCTACTTCTACCCCGCCGCGATGACCCCCGGCTGCACCAAGCAGGCCTGCGACTTCCGCGACAGCCTCGCCTCCCTGACCGCGGCGGGCCTGGTGGTCCTCGGTGTGTCGAAGGACAGCCCGGCCAAGCTCGCCAAGTTCGTCGAGCGCGACGCCCTGACCTTCCCCCTCCTGTCGGACCCCGACCTGGAGGTCCACAAGGCCTACGGCGTCTACGGCGAGAAGACGATGTACGGCAGGACCACCCTCGGCGTCATCCGCTCCACCTTCGTCATCGACGCCGACGGGAAAATCGAAAAGGCCCTCTACAACGTGAAGGCGACCGGCCACGTGGCCCGCCTCCGCCGCGAACTCGGGCTCGAATAA
- a CDS encoding amino acid deaminase/aldolase — translation MDDRQRYDRATAHLDPPFALLDLAALRSNAAGMSRRAGGKPIRVASKSIRSRPVLERILAMDGFAGIMAFTLPEALWLVSTGLRDVLVAYPTADRAALAMLAADTRAAQEITVMVDRAEHLDFIESAVADVRDRHEIRICLDIDAGFIAFGGRFRAGARRSPIRDADQAADLAADIAKRPGFRLVGLMAYEAQIAGVGDNPPGNPALTRAIRLMQARSRRELIMRRGRIVQAVTQIADLEFVNGGGTGSIDKTAREKAVTEVAAGSGFFHPRLFDFYRGFTGRPAALFALPVVRRPAPGVVTVLGGGYHASGAPGPDRLPQPYLPCGLRYDPDEGAGEVQTPLLGQAAEDLRVGDRVWFRHAKAGELCERFATLHLIDGDEIVDEAPTYRGEGRTFL, via the coding sequence ATGGACGACCGCCAGCGCTACGACCGGGCCACCGCGCACCTGGACCCCCCGTTCGCCCTGCTCGACCTGGCAGCCCTGCGCTCGAACGCGGCCGGCATGTCACGGCGGGCCGGCGGCAAGCCCATCAGGGTCGCCAGCAAATCGATCAGATCCCGGCCCGTCCTGGAACGGATCCTCGCCATGGACGGCTTCGCCGGGATCATGGCCTTCACCCTGCCGGAGGCCCTCTGGCTGGTCTCCACCGGCCTGCGGGACGTGCTCGTCGCCTACCCCACCGCCGACCGCGCCGCACTGGCCATGCTGGCCGCCGACACCCGCGCGGCACAGGAGATCACCGTGATGGTGGACCGGGCCGAGCACCTGGACTTCATCGAGTCCGCCGTCGCCGACGTCCGCGACCGCCACGAGATCCGGATATGCCTTGACATCGATGCCGGATTCATCGCCTTCGGCGGCAGATTCCGCGCCGGCGCCCGGCGCTCCCCCATCCGCGACGCCGACCAGGCCGCCGACCTGGCCGCCGACATCGCCAAACGGCCCGGCTTCCGACTGGTCGGCCTGATGGCCTACGAAGCCCAGATCGCCGGTGTCGGCGACAACCCTCCCGGCAACCCCGCCCTCACCAGGGCGATCCGCCTGATGCAGGCCCGGTCGCGGCGCGAGCTGATCATGCGCAGGGGCCGCATCGTCCAGGCCGTCACCCAGATCGCCGACCTGGAGTTCGTCAACGGCGGCGGCACCGGCAGCATCGACAAGACCGCCCGCGAGAAGGCCGTCACCGAAGTGGCCGCCGGATCGGGCTTCTTCCACCCCCGCCTGTTCGACTTCTACCGCGGCTTCACCGGCCGCCCCGCCGCCCTGTTCGCCCTGCCCGTCGTCCGCCGCCCGGCACCCGGCGTCGTCACCGTCCTCGGCGGCGGCTACCACGCCTCCGGCGCCCCCGGCCCCGACCGCCTCCCCCAGCCCTACCTGCCCTGCGGGCTCCGCTACGACCCCGACGAGGGCGCCGGCGAGGTCCAGACCCCGCTCCTCGGCCAGGCGGCCGAAGACCTGCGCGTCGGCGACCGCGTCTGGTTCCGGCACGCCAAGGCGGGCGAGCTCTGCGAACGCTTCGCCACCCTGCACCTGATCGACGGCGACGAGATCGTGGACGAGGCCCCCACCTACCGGGGCGAGGGCCGGACCTTCCTCTGA